A region of the Armatimonadota bacterium genome:
CTTCATCATCCTGACAGCAATACTCCAGTTGAAGAAACAATTTCCACACTCGACAATCTGATTAAGCAAGGGAAGATTCGCTATTATGGTGTTTCAAATCATTATGCTTGGCAGATGGCACATATGCTTGGAGTAAGCGCCTTGCATAACTGGGAGCCGCTTATTTCTGTGCAGTGCCGCTACAACATAATCGACCGCGCTATCGAAAATGAGATAGTACACTTTGTCCAGCGGTTCAATATAGCGACAATGATTTATGGCGGCCTCAGCGGTGGTATACTTTCTGGTGATTATCATCGGGGCGATCAGCCGATTCCTGGTTCGCGTCTTGCAAGACTGAAGAACTATCAGGCAAAGATTACTGATGCTACTTTCGATTTGCTTGAGAAGCTTGAGGTATTGTGCAAGAAATACAATATAGGCATGAACCAACTAGCAATTGCATGGCTTGTTTCAAAGCCATATGTAACGACGGTTCTTATGGGTGGAAGCAAACCAGAACACTTCGAACCCATTTATAGCGTCTTAGATCTTGAGATTGCTCCGGAAGACCTTCAGCAGATTGATGAATGGTCACAGCAGTGGCGATATATTCCGTTTCACAACCAGCGAATTGTTGAAGGAGCTGCGCCAGCTCTAAATTGGTGGTAAGAGGTTCTAATTAAGGGTAAGGAGGAGGCGTTATGAAACGTATTTTGATTGTCTATCATTCGCAAGAATACGGCAATACTAGAAGAATGGCGGAAATGGTGGCGGAAGGTTGCCGCCAAGTTCCAGATGTAGAAGTCATGCTGGTAAACACAAACGAGTCGCGAGTTGATATGAACACTGCCGAGCAGGCCGATGCCTATGCGATAGGTAGTCCAGATTACTACTCATATGTCGCGGGTGGAATAAAGCAGTTTTTTGATGACCTTTATATCGCTGCTCTTGCTGGAAAACACGTCAAAGGCAAGCCATGCGTGCTATTTATGACCCATGGAGGCGGTGGGAAGGGCATCGCTAGCCTTGAAAACCTAGCTCGGGCAATTAATTTGGAGATTATCGCTCCTGCAGTTGTTTGTCAGGGCGCTCCAGGAGGCGATGTAGAAAATCAAAGCAGGAAACTTGGCAGAACTTTGGCGGAGTACGTTTAGGCGTGAAAATGCTATATTTACTACTTGCCTGTTTTCTTATTATCAACAAAACGGAGGCTTCGGTGAAACTTCCACAATCTGACCGTTCACTTTCAGAACGGTTTATGAATCCACCTGCCGAATCGCGCATAATAAAAATTATCCATTCTTGGCCAGACGACCCAAATGCCCAAGACGACTTAATCTCAAAGCTAATCAATTCCGGTTTTGGCGGAGTGGTGTGTAATGTCTCGTTCGACCAATACCTAGAGAGTGAGGAAAAATGGGCTGCCTTTGTTCGCGCGGTAAAGGCGGCGAAAAAGGCGGGAATGTCACTATGGCTTTACGACGAGAAGGGTTACCCCTCAGGTACTGCCGGCGGTATCACGATGCGTGGTAATCCGGAGTGGGAAGCGCGCGGACTTCTAATTGCTGAAAAGATTTGTGAGAGTGGTTTAGTTAATATCGACCTCCCACCTGGCAAGTTATTTATGGCGGTTGCATATCCAATAGTACAAGGGCGAATGATACCAGATAATGCGGTAGATTTGTCTGCATATATTCATGAGAGAACACTTAGCTGGAATGTGCCTGAAGGTGTTTGGCATGTATTTGCAGTAACAGAGGATTTCCTTTATGAATCTACGCATGCTCAAATTAGCCTTGCAGATAAACTACACTACATAAACCTCTTGATGCCAGAGCCGACCGCTCGTTTTCTTGACGTTACCTACGGTGCTTACGCAAAGCATCTTGGTACTAATCTTGGCAAGTGGTTCATTGCAACGTTTACCGATGAACCATCATTAATGAGTTTTTGGTTCAATCAGATGCCCTATCGTGTAATACCTTGGTCGCCCAACTTGCCTGTAGAGTTCGAGAAACGCCGAGGATATGCGCTAAAGCCGGTTGTACCTATGCTTGTTGGTGATGCTGGTGAAAAAGGACAGAAGGTTCGCTATGATTTTTGGCTTACAATTGGCGAGCTTGTTTCAGAAAACTTTTTCGGTCAGATTCAAACATACTGTCGCAAACATAACATACCATCCGGCGGCCATCTCCTGATGGAAGAATCACTAGCAGCTCATGTTTCGTTTTATGGCGATTTCTTTCGATGCATTCGGCGACTGGATGCCCCAAGCATAGACTGCCTGACAAGCATACCGTCGGAAGTTCCATGGCAGATAGCCCGTCTTGTCAGCAGTGTTGCCGAACTTGAGGAAAGATCACTGACTATGTGTGAGACATCCGATTTTATCCAGCGCTACCGACCTCAGGGAGATGCCAGGCCTATTCGCGATGTTACCGAGGCGGAGATAAGGGGCACATGTAACCGCCTGATGTTAAATGGAATTACTACCATTACAAGCTATTACTCATTCTCTGGCCTATCAAATGACCAGTTGAGGAACTTAAACACGTACATTGGTAGATGCTGTACAATGCTCAAGGGCGGCCACCAAGTGGCAGATATCGCAGTGGTCTATCCAATTGAGAGCATGTGGCCTAAATTTGTTCCTGCACATCAATATGCAACAGACTCACAGGATGCTAAACGAATCGAAGATGTTTTCAACAAGGTAAGCCAGTTGTTGTGGGAGTCTAGCCGAGATTTTACTTATATAGATGGTCAGGCTCTATCGAGGGCGCGCGTAGAAGGAGGCGCTCTTGTGCATGGTAAACTTCGTTGGAAAGTGGTCATTCTGCCTTGTGTAGACACACTACCGATGAAGGCATGGGAGAATTTAGTTAGCTTTTACAGGAACGGCGGCGTCATTATCGAGATAGGAGCGCTCCCAACCAATAGCGAAAAGGAATTCCCGTCTCCCAAAGTTAGAGAATTGGCGAAAACTTTGTTTGCGCAGTCTAACACACCAAATGGCAAAACAATATTTCTAGATGCTGGAGCCGAAGAAAAACTTCTAGATATTCTTCGCTCGACCACGAAACCCGACGTGGAAGTTCCAGCAAATTCACCGATTAGGTTTGCACATCGACTAATCAACGGCTTTGATGTTTACTTCCTGATTAACGACGGCGAAAAGCCTTGGAATGGCACGATTAATTTTTCGATTGCCAGAAAGGGTGAGCTTTGGAATCCCACTACGGGCGAAATCAAGCTTTTAGATTCAGCTAAAGGCATCCAGCTTGAACTTGGTCCATATGAAGGCGTATTTTTCCGTTTCCTTCATAGCTAACCATCACAACGCGTTGACTGCTTGAAGCCATGCGCGTGCCATAAGTGCATGCCCTGCAGGAGTGGGATGAACGCCATCGGGTGCCCAGAATGCTAGCTCCCTGCGCGCCGATGCTTGAGCAAAGATGCCATCGGTTGGAACGAGTATTGCTCCAAATTCCCTTGCAAGATTTCGTACTATCTCAATCTTTGGGTTAAGATCCTCACGCCATAGAATTCGGTCTTCGGGGATTGGGAGAACGAAAGGTTCTAGCAAGATAAACTTTGCATTGAGCTGTTCCTTTGCCTCGGTGAGGATTTCACGATATGTGTTTTCATAGACCTCATGCGGCATTGGGTTGTTTTGGGTGTAACGTCTTGCAGCTTCGTTTATTCCTATCATTATAGAAATCCATGTTGGCTTTAGGTCGAGGCAGTCTGCTTTCCATCTTCCTTTGAGGTCCATGACCGTGTTGCCACTAATACCGCGGTTTAGGAAACGAACACCAAGCTCTGGATACATTGCCGAAAACCATGCTGCCGCTATCATTGCATAACCACGGCCTAGGTCCTCGCCTACTTCGCGGTTGCGCCCAGCATCCGTAATGCTGTCGCCTTGAAAAAGAACAATTGCATTTTTCTCAAATACTGGTGACATAACTACCTCCTCTGAAATTCCTAACATTTGAAATATTAAACCAAACACTTGGTAAACCCTTTTCTAGCTATTTAAAAGTTTGCTCAGGATAGAGTCCAATGTTTGTTGCGGGTAATGCGCCGCACTGGTATAATTCTAACAGCTAGAAAGGACAAGGGCTAGTAATGGAGGCTCGAATGCTAGAGCGAGCAAAGAATGTTCTTGAGATTGAGGCAAACGCAATCCTTGCGTTAAGAGACAGACTGGACAAAAGTTTTGTTGATGCTGTCGAGTTGATTCTGAAGTGTAAAGGTCGAGTTGTCGTTACAGGTATGGGAAAATCTGGCGCAATTGCAAGAAAAGTCGCCGGAACGCTTTCAAGCACAGGAAGCCCAGCATTGTTTCTACATCCTGCTGAGGGAGTCCACGGCGATTTAGGTATGGTTACTGGTCAGGATGTAGTAATCGCTTTCTCCAACAGCGGCGAAACTGAAGAAATTATGTCTATAGTTCCCATAATCAAGCGAATTGGCGCAAAGCTAATCAGCATAGTGGGTAAAAAAGACTCGGCACTGGCAGCAAATAGCGATGTCGTGCTTGACGCCTCGGTCGAGCGCGAAGCATGTCCGTTGGGTTTAGCGCCAACTGCAAGCACTACCGCTATGCTAGCTCTTGGAGATGCAATTGCACTGGCTGCAATGGAAGCGCGAAAATTCACGGCGGAGGATTATGCTCTCTTTCATCCAGGTGGAACGCTTGGGCGCAGGCTTACGCTTCGCGTTTGCGATGTCATGCGCACCGACGACCGTGTGGCTATAGTTTCAGAGGATGATCTGGTTCGTGATGTCCTGTTTGCGATTACTCGCGCAGGGGCAGGTGCGGCAGCAGTTGTAGACGGCGAGCGTCGGTTAGTCGGAATCATAACTGATGGTGACGTGCGCAGGCATATGCTTGCAGATGAACGCTGCCTTTACAAGCGAGCGTCTGAGATTATGACGGTAAACCCGAAATTTGTAAGACCCAATCAACTTGCTACCGAAGGAATGCATATCCTGGAAGTTTTCAAGATAGGTGAGTTGCCAGTACTTGATGACGAGAATAGGCCAATCGGTATGCTGATGTTAAAGGACTTATTTAAGGCTGGTATAGTATAATGGTTGAAGAAAGATTGCTTCGAATAAAGCTATTGGCAATGGATGTTGATGGGGTTCTAACAAAAGGTGACGTTATTTATGAAGACGACGGCGCCGAATACAAAGTCTTCAACATCATGGATGGTCTCGGAATCACAGTTGCAGGGCATGCTGGTCTTCTTACAGCATTTGTTACCGGTAGGAAATCCGGTGCGGTTGCCCGTAGAGCGAAGGAACTCAAAGTAACCGCATTGTGTGATGGGTGCCAAGACAAAGGCACCGCCATTCGAAACTTGCGTTCTAAATTCAGCCTTTCAGCTGATGAAATCGCCTTCGTTGGGGATGATATTAACGATATTCCGGCTTTTCGGGAAAGCGGGTTGAGAATTGCGGTTTCGAATGCATCTGATGATTTAAAAGCACATGCTGATATAATTACAAATTGCTCAGGTGGAAATGGTGCCATCCGCGAGGTAATCGAGATGATCCTGAAGGCTCAGGGTAAATGGTCCTCTGCGGTCGAATGCTATCTTCGTGAGCTTGAGAGTGCCGGAAAGGCTTAAATGCCAAATCTCACTATCCTTTACACAGGTGACCTTCATGGCAAGCTCCGTCCGAATGTGGCTGAGCGGATAAAAGCGGAGAAGGCCGCATGCGGCAACTGCCTCCTCTTCGACGCAGGTGATGCTGTTCCCTCAGGTAATATCTATTGGCGACCTGGTGGCGAACCTATTTTGGCTAGAATGAGTGAAATCGGATATGATGCAATGGCGCTAGGAAACCGCGAGTTCCATTTTCTTCAGTATGGCTTTAAGTCGAAAGTATCGCTTGCTCAGTTTCCCATTCTCAGTGCTAATCTCAGGTGCAAAGGTAGTTTGTGTAAGCCAATGATTCTCCCCAGTGCCATCTTGGAGTCTGCAGGGGTAAAAGTGGCAATATTCGGTTTAACCGTGCCAATGATTACTCGCCAGATGTTAGTTAGGTTAGTTAGTCCATATTGGTTTGAAGACCCCGTAAAAGTAAGCATGGAGATAGTGCCTATTCTTCGAGCAAAAGCTGATGTCGTGATTGCGCTAACACATGTTGGAATCAAGGTTGATAAGGAAATTGCTCTGGAGACGCAGGGCATTGACCTTATAATCGGCGGCCACACGCATATTGCGTCAACTGAGCCGATTGTCATTGGAAACACGAAAATTCTCCATTCAGGATGGTGGGGTCAGTATCTTGGCAAAGCTGAGTTGATAATTGGGCGAAAAGGGATTGAGATATCAAATACGCTGGTTGACCTAAGAAGCTAAGGAGGCGCCTATCTAGTGGAGTTTAAGATTTCGTTGACTGCACTCCCAGTATCAATTGTAATTTTATTAATCGCCATCTCGTTTGGTCGAATGCTTCTAAAACATTTGGGCATTAAGGCTTCTGATGACCTAGAGTGTTCTATTTTCGCTACTGGTTTGGGGTTGGGAGTTTTGGCATATCTAGTGTTGGCAGTTGGCCTTGCAAATATTTTGTATGCCTGGGTGCTAGTTACTTTGCTTCTGATATTAGCAGTCGCCTCCCTAAAAGAAATAGGAGCATTTGTATGCGTCATTTATAACCACTTGCGAATGTCGAGGAAGAGAATAAGCGCCCTATATGTACTCATTCTAACTGCTGCTGTTCTCATGGGGGGTTTTGTGCTAATCTCAGCTTTGGCACCGCCAGCCTTCAGTGATTGGGATGGCTTAGCTTATCATCTTGCTGTTCCCAAAATGTACCTTAAGGCACACAAGATCTACTATATTCCGTTCATTTCCCACTCGAACTTCCCGTTTCTTATCGAGATGCTCTATACAATTGGTTTAGCATTAGGAAGCATAGGTGTTGCAAAGCTTTTCCACTTTGCCATGTATATTATAACAGCCCTTGGGATATTCTCGCTGGGACGCAAACATATCAATTCGGTGGCTGGTATCGTTGGGGCATTGGTGTTCATGAGCGTGCCTCTCTGCATTTGGGAAGCGGGGATTGCATATTCTGACATCTCGACTGCGCTATATGTGCTCTTGGCAACCTATTGCGTGGTGAATTGGGAAGCGAAATTTGAACGCGGGTGGCTGATTCTGGGTGGAATTATGGGCGGATTTGCCTTAGGTACTAAAGTCTTGGCGGCGGTGCCGGTTCTTGCATTATGTATTTGGGTGTTCGTATCTGCATTTAGAATGAAAGGGATATCCGAAGGAATAAAATCAGCATCTATTTTAGGCGCAATTTTGCTTTTAATAGCTGCGCCATGGTACGTCAAGACTTTCATATATACTGGCAATCCGGTCTATCCATTTCTCTACAACATTTTTGGTGGGAAATACTGGAGTGCGGAGGCGGCTCGAAGCTATCGGCAGGCACAGCTTGAGTTTGGAATGGGGCGCGGTCTACTTGATTTTGTTCTTCTCCCTTGGAATATCACAATGCATGGAAGTAAGTTCTATGATAAGGGTGCCCCTGTGTTCTTTGGAATTATCGGTCCAGCATTTCTGGGAATACTTGGTGTTCAAGTATTTCAAAGAAACATAAGCAAAGTTGCAATCAAACTACAGCTTGTTGCGGGGGCGTTTATAATTGCATGGTTTTTCCTGATGCAAAGTGCACGGTACATGATAGGCATACTTCCGCTTTTGAGCGTTGCTGCTGGTGCTGCAGTAGCAAAAGCAAACAGCGATTGGAAGATGACCAAACATATTGTCAATATGTTTGTTGCAGGGTGCATATTGATAGGCTTATATCCGGCTGCTGTCATGGGTTATTGGTGTGGTCCTGTGGTTTTTGGATTAGAACCTTTTGAAGAATACCTATCTCGAAGTCTTGACGTATATGATGCGGAAAACTTCATCAATACTTCAACGCCGAAGAATTCAAAGATCATACTATATGACGAGGTTCGGGGTTTCTACCTTGACCGGCCGTATATTTGGGGCAATCCTGGTCACCACGAGATGATTCCCTATAGAACTTTCAAAACGGGAGACCAGCTTGTTGATTGGCTACGTAGACAAGGCTTCACGCATGCTCTCATTAATTGGCGGT
Encoded here:
- a CDS encoding metallophosphatase, with translation MPNLTILYTGDLHGKLRPNVAERIKAEKAACGNCLLFDAGDAVPSGNIYWRPGGEPILARMSEIGYDAMALGNREFHFLQYGFKSKVSLAQFPILSANLRCKGSLCKPMILPSAILESAGVKVAIFGLTVPMITRQMLVRLVSPYWFEDPVKVSMEIVPILRAKADVVIALTHVGIKVDKEIALETQGIDLIIGGHTHIASTEPIVIGNTKILHSGWWGQYLGKAELIIGRKGIEISNTLVDLRS
- a CDS encoding HAD hydrolase family protein — protein: MVEERLLRIKLLAMDVDGVLTKGDVIYEDDGAEYKVFNIMDGLGITVAGHAGLLTAFVTGRKSGAVARRAKELKVTALCDGCQDKGTAIRNLRSKFSLSADEIAFVGDDINDIPAFRESGLRIAVSNASDDLKAHADIITNCSGGNGAIREVIEMILKAQGKWSSAVECYLRELESAGKA
- a CDS encoding glycosyl hydrolase, with the translated sequence MKLPQSDRSLSERFMNPPAESRIIKIIHSWPDDPNAQDDLISKLINSGFGGVVCNVSFDQYLESEEKWAAFVRAVKAAKKAGMSLWLYDEKGYPSGTAGGITMRGNPEWEARGLLIAEKICESGLVNIDLPPGKLFMAVAYPIVQGRMIPDNAVDLSAYIHERTLSWNVPEGVWHVFAVTEDFLYESTHAQISLADKLHYINLLMPEPTARFLDVTYGAYAKHLGTNLGKWFIATFTDEPSLMSFWFNQMPYRVIPWSPNLPVEFEKRRGYALKPVVPMLVGDAGEKGQKVRYDFWLTIGELVSENFFGQIQTYCRKHNIPSGGHLLMEESLAAHVSFYGDFFRCIRRLDAPSIDCLTSIPSEVPWQIARLVSSVAELEERSLTMCETSDFIQRYRPQGDARPIRDVTEAEIRGTCNRLMLNGITTITSYYSFSGLSNDQLRNLNTYIGRCCTMLKGGHQVADIAVVYPIESMWPKFVPAHQYATDSQDAKRIEDVFNKVSQLLWESSRDFTYIDGQALSRARVEGGALVHGKLRWKVVILPCVDTLPMKAWENLVSFYRNGGVIIEIGALPTNSEKEFPSPKVRELAKTLFAQSNTPNGKTIFLDAGAEEKLLDILRSTTKPDVEVPANSPIRFAHRLINGFDVYFLINDGEKPWNGTINFSIARKGELWNPTTGEIKLLDSAKGIQLELGPYEGVFFRFLHS
- a CDS encoding aldo/keto reductase; the encoded protein is MKYVKFGNAGIEVSKLALGCMDFPTRLDESEAQRVLDTALDHGVNLLDTADTYEKGRAEEVLGRILKGKRDRVILATKFWAKMYDRPNGRGCSRVHIINALEDSLRRLQTDWIDLYQLHHPDSNTPVEETISTLDNLIKQGKIRYYGVSNHYAWQMAHMLGVSALHNWEPLISVQCRYNIIDRAIENEIVHFVQRFNIATMIYGGLSGGILSGDYHRGDQPIPGSRLARLKNYQAKITDATFDLLEKLEVLCKKYNIGMNQLAIAWLVSKPYVTTVLMGGSKPEHFEPIYSVLDLEIAPEDLQQIDEWSQQWRYIPFHNQRIVEGAAPALNWW
- a CDS encoding NAD(P)H-dependent oxidoreductase encodes the protein MKRILIVYHSQEYGNTRRMAEMVAEGCRQVPDVEVMLVNTNESRVDMNTAEQADAYAIGSPDYYSYVAGGIKQFFDDLYIAALAGKHVKGKPCVLFMTHGGGGKGIASLENLARAINLEIIAPAVVCQGAPGGDVENQSRKLGRTLAEYV
- a CDS encoding glycosyltransferase family 39 protein; the protein is MEFKISLTALPVSIVILLIAISFGRMLLKHLGIKASDDLECSIFATGLGLGVLAYLVLAVGLANILYAWVLVTLLLILAVASLKEIGAFVCVIYNHLRMSRKRISALYVLILTAAVLMGGFVLISALAPPAFSDWDGLAYHLAVPKMYLKAHKIYYIPFISHSNFPFLIEMLYTIGLALGSIGVAKLFHFAMYIITALGIFSLGRKHINSVAGIVGALVFMSVPLCIWEAGIAYSDISTALYVLLATYCVVNWEAKFERGWLILGGIMGGFALGTKVLAAVPVLALCIWVFVSAFRMKGISEGIKSASILGAILLLIAAPWYVKTFIYTGNPVYPFLYNIFGGKYWSAEAARSYRQAQLEFGMGRGLLDFVLLPWNITMHGSKFYDKGAPVFFGIIGPAFLGILGVQVFQRNISKVAIKLQLVAGAFIIAWFFLMQSARYMIGILPLLSVAAGAAVAKANSDWKMTKHIVNMFVAGCILIGLYPAAVMGYWCGPVVFGLEPFEEYLSRSLDVYDAENFINTSTPKNSKIILYDEVRGFYLDRPYIWGNPGHHEMIPYRTFKTGDQLVDWLRRQGFTHALINWRFSSLGSKAGYQKLILQAIGSGRLAEVYCSNGVSVYEIK
- a CDS encoding SGNH/GDSL hydrolase family protein produces the protein MSPVFEKNAIVLFQGDSITDAGRNREVGEDLGRGYAMIAAAWFSAMYPELGVRFLNRGISGNTVMDLKGRWKADCLDLKPTWISIMIGINEAARRYTQNNPMPHEVYENTYREILTEAKEQLNAKFILLEPFVLPIPEDRILWREDLNPKIEIVRNLAREFGAILVPTDGIFAQASARRELAFWAPDGVHPTPAGHALMARAWLQAVNAL
- a CDS encoding KpsF/GutQ family sugar-phosphate isomerase; this translates as MLERAKNVLEIEANAILALRDRLDKSFVDAVELILKCKGRVVVTGMGKSGAIARKVAGTLSSTGSPALFLHPAEGVHGDLGMVTGQDVVIAFSNSGETEEIMSIVPIIKRIGAKLISIVGKKDSALAANSDVVLDASVEREACPLGLAPTASTTAMLALGDAIALAAMEARKFTAEDYALFHPGGTLGRRLTLRVCDVMRTDDRVAIVSEDDLVRDVLFAITRAGAGAAAVVDGERRLVGIITDGDVRRHMLADERCLYKRASEIMTVNPKFVRPNQLATEGMHILEVFKIGELPVLDDENRPIGMLMLKDLFKAGIV